Proteins encoded within one genomic window of Xylophilus sp. GOD-11R:
- a CDS encoding PAS domain S-box protein, giving the protein MVNHSKASPRTRRWPARAAALWRHWWQRQSPQRQDRFAMLAPLAAVLLFLAAIATAFSYLRSEELEREHEAVRRDVEYAQQRLRLRLLERQEQLMRIARDIANEEIDRQEFNSRSESLISQYPELQALSWIDERRKVLASHAAPSLPATWLRRTDDVLRPGETEGVFSLTRDLQQPIYSQPVGGVLPTTLLQLQIPLSVQGHFAGVLLAEYSIDSLLRYGVPSEVLARYAVTLQDGSGRPLAGTPLAPQTGAKRLVPWGANSITYQVPVSPVGNALVLHAQAYRTSLGVVGSGFFWLVGMLSAMTAWMLIANWRHTRRRMQAQQALIAETYFRRAMENSVLTGMRALDMESRITYVNAAFCQMTGWTESELVGQTPPYSYWPEEDHTHLADLLNDELTGHHKPGGFQVRVKRKSGAIFDARLYVSPLIDPRGQQTGWMTSMTDITEPNRIRAQLTASHERFTIVLEALDASVSVAPIGSQEILFANRLYRQWFGAEAEGHLQMAAQAGLQPASAGGEDTLDDVDGLAGLPTESLTQAQTENSEIFIPALGRWLEVRSRYLNWVDGRLAQMVIATDITSRRDAEEQAAAQAERAQSVSRLITMGEMASSVAHELNQPLTAISNYCSGLISRIKGGNADPQMLLSALDKTAHQAQRAGQIIQRIRAFVKRSEPNRTPSDVASMVAEAVELADIEMRRRSIRLSHYVAARLPTLMVDPILIEQVLVNLMRNAAESVDNAGRPSGRRSVELRVLPKQVEMQPAIEFTVLDTGGGLAPEVLDRLFEAFFSTKSEGMGMGLNLCRSIVESHQGRMHAENLYNGPEVAGCRFSFWIPLLPARDNSIPANPQKPGVTA; this is encoded by the coding sequence ATGGTTAACCATTCCAAAGCCTCCCCGCGCACGCGCCGCTGGCCTGCGCGCGCCGCCGCGCTGTGGCGCCACTGGTGGCAGCGCCAGTCACCGCAGCGCCAGGACCGGTTCGCCATGCTGGCCCCGCTGGCCGCGGTGCTGCTGTTCCTGGCGGCCATCGCCACCGCCTTTTCCTATCTGCGCAGCGAGGAACTCGAGCGCGAGCACGAAGCGGTGCGGCGTGACGTCGAATACGCGCAGCAGCGGCTGCGGCTGCGCTTGCTGGAGCGGCAGGAGCAGTTGATGCGCATCGCGCGCGACATCGCCAACGAGGAGATCGACCGGCAGGAGTTCAACAGCCGCTCCGAGTCGCTGATCAGCCAGTACCCCGAGCTGCAGGCGCTGAGCTGGATCGACGAACGGCGCAAGGTGCTGGCCAGCCACGCGGCGCCGTCGCTGCCCGCCACCTGGCTGCGCCGCACCGACGACGTGTTGCGACCGGGCGAGACCGAAGGCGTGTTCAGCCTCACCCGCGACCTGCAGCAACCCATCTATTCGCAGCCGGTCGGCGGCGTGCTGCCGACCACGCTGTTGCAGCTGCAGATTCCGCTTTCGGTGCAGGGCCACTTCGCCGGCGTGCTGCTGGCCGAATACTCCATCGACAGCCTGCTGCGTTACGGCGTGCCCAGCGAGGTGCTGGCCCGCTATGCGGTCACGCTGCAGGACGGCAGCGGCCGGCCGCTCGCCGGCACGCCGCTGGCACCGCAGACCGGCGCCAAGCGCCTCGTGCCCTGGGGCGCGAACTCCATCACCTACCAGGTGCCGGTGTCGCCGGTGGGCAATGCGCTGGTGCTGCACGCGCAGGCTTACCGCACCTCGCTCGGCGTAGTGGGCAGCGGCTTTTTCTGGCTGGTCGGCATGTTGAGCGCGATGACCGCCTGGATGCTCATCGCCAACTGGCGCCATACGCGGCGCCGCATGCAGGCCCAGCAGGCGCTCATCGCCGAGACGTATTTCCGCCGGGCCATGGAAAACTCGGTGCTGACCGGCATGCGCGCCCTCGACATGGAAAGCCGCATCACTTACGTCAACGCTGCCTTCTGCCAGATGACCGGCTGGACCGAGAGCGAGCTGGTCGGCCAGACCCCGCCCTATTCCTATTGGCCGGAGGAAGACCACACCCACCTGGCCGACCTGCTCAACGACGAGCTCACCGGCCACCACAAGCCCGGCGGTTTCCAGGTGCGCGTCAAGCGCAAGAGCGGCGCCATCTTCGACGCCCGGCTCTACGTGTCGCCGCTCATCGACCCGCGCGGCCAGCAGACCGGCTGGATGACCTCGATGACCGACATCACCGAGCCCAACCGCATCCGCGCGCAGCTCACCGCCTCGCACGAGCGATTCACCATCGTGCTCGAGGCCCTGGACGCCTCGGTGTCGGTGGCGCCGATCGGCAGCCAGGAGATCCTCTTCGCCAACCGCCTCTACCGCCAGTGGTTCGGCGCCGAAGCCGAGGGCCATCTGCAGATGGCCGCGCAGGCTGGCCTGCAGCCGGCCAGCGCCGGTGGCGAAGACACCCTGGACGACGTCGACGGCCTGGCCGGCCTGCCCACGGAGTCGCTCACCCAGGCCCAGACCGAGAACTCGGAGATCTTCATTCCCGCGCTCGGCCGCTGGCTCGAGGTGCGTTCGCGCTACCTCAATTGGGTCGATGGCCGTCTCGCCCAGATGGTGATCGCCACCGATATCACCAGCCGCCGCGACGCCGAGGAACAGGCGGCCGCGCAGGCAGAGCGAGCGCAGTCGGTGAGCCGGCTGATCACCATGGGCGAGATGGCCTCGTCGGTGGCGCACGAACTCAATCAGCCGCTCACCGCCATCAGCAATTACTGCAGCGGCCTCATCTCGCGCATCAAGGGCGGCAACGCCGATCCGCAGATGCTGCTGTCGGCGCTCGACAAGACCGCCCACCAGGCGCAACGCGCCGGCCAGATCATCCAGCGCATCCGCGCCTTCGTGAAACGCAGCGAACCCAACCGCACACCCTCGGACGTGGCCAGCATGGTGGCCGAAGCGGTGGAGCTGGCCGACATCGAGATGCGGCGGCGCAGCATCCGACTGTCGCACTACGTCGCGGCACGCCTGCCCACCTTGATGGTCGACCCGATCCTCATCGAGCAGGTGCTGGTCAATCTGATGCGCAACGCCGCCGAATCGGTCGACAACGCCGGTCGGCCGTCGGGGCGACGCAGCGTCGAGCTGCGGGTGCTGCCCAAGCAGGTCGAGATGCAGCCGGCCATCGAGTTCACCGTACTCGATACCGGCGGCGGCCTGGCGCCCGAAGTGCTGGACCGGTTGTTCGAGGCTTTCTTCTCCACCAAGTCCGAAGGCATGGGCATGGGACTGAACCTGTGCCGCAGCATCGTGGAGTCGCATCAGGGCCGCATGCACGCCGAGAACCTCTACAATGGTCCGGAGGTCGCCGGTTGCCGTTTTTCCTTCTGGATACCATTGCTACCGGCTAGAGACAACTCCATTCCAGCCAACCCACAAAAACCGGGCGTGACCGCATGA
- the folD gene encoding bifunctional methylenetetrahydrofolate dehydrogenase/methenyltetrahydrofolate cyclohydrolase FolD, which yields MTAQTIDGNALSRQLRTEVAQRAAALRERGTVPGLAVVLVGDNPASQVYVRNKVKACEDNGLHSVLEKYDAALSEAELLARVDALNLDPAIHGILVQLPLPPHIDAVKVIEAIAPEKDVDGFHVASAGALMTGTPGFWPCTPYGCMKMLDSIGFDPRGKHAVVIGRSNIVGKPMALMLLARSATVTICHSATPDLGAMTRQADVIVAAVGKRNVLTADMVKPGAVVIDVGMNRDDAGKLCGDVDFASVSQVAGWITPVPGGVGPMTITMLLVNTIEAAERAAG from the coding sequence ATGACCGCCCAGACCATCGACGGCAACGCCCTCTCCCGCCAACTTCGCACCGAGGTCGCGCAACGCGCCGCCGCGCTGCGCGAACGCGGCACCGTGCCGGGCCTCGCCGTGGTGCTGGTCGGCGACAACCCCGCCAGCCAGGTCTACGTGCGCAACAAGGTCAAGGCCTGCGAGGACAACGGCCTGCATTCGGTGCTGGAGAAGTACGACGCCGCCCTGTCCGAGGCTGAGCTGCTGGCCCGTGTCGATGCGCTCAACCTCGACCCCGCCATCCACGGCATCCTGGTGCAACTGCCGCTGCCGCCGCACATCGACGCGGTGAAGGTGATCGAGGCGATCGCGCCGGAGAAGGACGTGGACGGCTTCCATGTGGCGTCGGCCGGTGCGCTGATGACCGGCACACCGGGCTTCTGGCCCTGCACGCCCTACGGCTGCATGAAGATGCTCGACTCGATCGGCTTCGATCCGCGCGGCAAGCATGCGGTGGTGATCGGCCGCAGCAACATCGTCGGCAAGCCGATGGCCCTGATGCTGCTGGCCCGCAGCGCCACCGTCACCATTTGCCACAGCGCCACGCCCGACCTCGGCGCCATGACGCGCCAGGCCGACGTGATCGTCGCGGCCGTCGGCAAGCGCAATGTGCTGACCGCCGACATGGTCAAGCCCGGCGCGGTGGTGATCGACGTGGGCATGAACCGCGACGATGCGGGCAAGCTCTGCGGCGACGTGGACTTCGCCAGCGTGTCGCAGGTCGCCGGCTGGATCACCCCGGTCCCGGGCGGCGTAGGCCCCATGACCATCACCATGCTGCTGGTCAACACCATCGAAGCGGCCGAACGCGCCGCCGGCTGA
- a CDS encoding response regulator transcription factor has protein sequence MSLIPKKGTVYVVDDDEAVRDSVQWLLEGKDFRVRCFESAESFLSRYDPREIACLVVDIRMGGMSGIELQDRLIERKSPLPIVFITGHGDVPMAVDTMKKGALDFIQKPFKEDELVAVVERMLDHAKEVFADSQQAASRDALLAKLTSREAQVLERIVAGRLNKQIADDLGISIKTVEAHRANIMEKLNANTVADLLKIALGQTHGAHGNHAAHPAAVVKA, from the coding sequence ATGAGCTTGATTCCCAAAAAAGGCACGGTATACGTGGTGGACGACGACGAAGCCGTCCGCGATTCCGTGCAATGGCTCCTCGAAGGCAAGGACTTCCGCGTCCGCTGTTTCGAGTCCGCCGAGTCATTTCTCTCCCGTTACGACCCTCGCGAGATCGCCTGTCTCGTCGTCGACATCCGCATGGGCGGCATGAGCGGCATCGAGCTGCAGGACCGGCTCATCGAGCGCAAGTCGCCGCTGCCCATCGTCTTCATCACCGGCCACGGCGACGTGCCGATGGCGGTCGACACCATGAAGAAGGGCGCGCTCGACTTCATCCAGAAGCCGTTCAAGGAAGACGAACTCGTCGCCGTGGTCGAACGCATGCTCGACCACGCCAAGGAAGTCTTCGCCGACTCGCAGCAGGCCGCCAGCCGCGACGCGCTGCTGGCCAAGCTCACCTCGCGCGAGGCGCAGGTGCTCGAACGCATCGTCGCCGGCCGGCTCAACAAGCAGATCGCCGACGACCTGGGCATCAGCATCAAGACGGTGGAGGCGCACCGCGCCAACATCATGGAAAAGCTCAATGCCAACACCGTCGCCGACCTGCTGAAGATCGCGCTCGGCCAGACCCACGGCGCCCATGGCAATCACGCCGCCCACCCCGCCGCTGTCGTCAAAGCCTGA
- a CDS encoding quinone-dependent dihydroorotate dehydrogenase — MSLLPYPFARALLFQIDAETAHDLTIDWLERGQNTPLQAMWRQAPVRDPVRLAGIEFPNRVGLGAGLDKNARCIDALGAMGFGSVEVGTVTPKPQPGNAKPRIFRLPQAEALINRFGFNNQGLDAFIANVSRSRLRQGKAPMVLGLNIGKNAATPIERATEDYLLGLDGVYPYADYVTVNISSPNTQNLRALQSDEALDNLLGALATRRRLLAYTHGRVVPIFVKIAPDLDELQVKAIADALLRHGMDGVIASNTTLDRSAVQGMAHADEAGGLSGRPVLAASNRVIAELRARLGPGFPIIGVGGVMSAADAVSKLRAGADLVQLYTGLIYRGPALVGEVARALKAAGSAPPAA; from the coding sequence ATGTCCTTGTTGCCCTATCCGTTCGCCCGCGCCCTGCTCTTCCAGATCGATGCGGAAACCGCCCACGACCTGACCATCGACTGGCTGGAGCGCGGCCAGAACACCCCGCTGCAGGCCATGTGGCGACAGGCGCCGGTGCGCGATCCGGTTCGGCTGGCGGGCATCGAGTTTCCCAACCGCGTGGGGCTGGGCGCGGGGCTGGACAAGAACGCCCGCTGCATCGACGCCCTGGGCGCCATGGGATTCGGCTCGGTCGAGGTCGGCACCGTCACGCCCAAGCCGCAGCCGGGCAACGCCAAGCCGCGCATCTTCCGGCTGCCGCAGGCAGAAGCGCTCATCAACCGCTTCGGCTTCAACAACCAGGGCCTCGACGCGTTCATCGCCAACGTCTCTCGCTCCCGGCTGCGCCAGGGCAAGGCGCCGATGGTGCTGGGCCTGAACATCGGCAAGAACGCGGCCACGCCGATCGAGCGCGCCACCGAGGACTACCTGCTCGGCCTCGACGGCGTCTATCCGTATGCCGACTACGTGACGGTGAACATCAGCTCGCCCAACACCCAGAACCTGCGCGCCCTGCAGTCCGACGAGGCGCTCGACAACCTGCTGGGCGCGCTCGCCACGCGTCGCCGCCTGCTGGCCTACACCCACGGCCGTGTCGTGCCGATCTTCGTGAAGATCGCGCCGGACCTCGACGAGCTGCAGGTCAAGGCCATCGCCGATGCGCTGCTGCGCCACGGCATGGACGGCGTGATCGCCAGCAACACCACGCTCGACCGCTCCGCCGTGCAGGGCATGGCCCATGCCGACGAAGCCGGCGGGCTGTCGGGCCGGCCGGTGCTGGCCGCCAGCAACCGGGTCATCGCCGAGTTGCGCGCCCGCCTCGGCCCGGGTTTTCCCATCATCGGCGTGGGTGGCGTGATGAGCGCGGCCGACGCGGTGTCCAAGCTGCGCGCGGGCGCCGACCTGGTGCAGCTCTACACCGGCCTGATCTACCGTGGACCGGCACTGGTCGGCGAGGTCGCCCGGGCTTTGAAGGCAGCCGGCAGCGCCCCCCCGGCGGCCTGA
- a CDS encoding M3 family metallopeptidase — protein sequence MTNALLDFSDLPLFDRVRPEDVAPATDQLLVEAEQALETVTAPDFPADWSAIAKVLDVATERLGRAWGVVGHLNAVADTPELRAAYNAAMPKVTEFWTRLGADERLFAKYKSIDTAVLDAEQRQAHKNAMRNFVLSGAELQGAARERFAELQERQAELSQKFSENALDATDAFAYYATLEELAGVPEDAIASARAAAEAAGREGYKLTLKMPSYLPVMQFAHSSELRRTLYTAYVTRASEIGTDEQRKFDNSAIIKETLALRREEARLLGYDNFAQVSVVPKMAESPAEVIAFLQDLARRAKPYGEKDVADMRAFAIEKLGLADPQPWDWTYVGEKLKEARYSFSEQEVKQYLPAPKVLAGLFKIVETLFDVQIRRDQAPVWHPTVEFYRIERARPSGQAPVLVGQFYLDPSARAGKRGGAWMDDVRARWLRPDDGRLQTPVAQLVCNFGEGIGGKPPMLTHDDVITLFHEFGHGLQHMLTQVNEHDVSGINGVEWDAVELPSQFMENFVWEWDVLRHMTAHADTGEPLPRELFDKMLAAKNFQSGLATLRQVEFSLFDMLLHAEHDPAQDFMPLLATIRQDVAVLQSPAFSRTAHTFSHIFAGGYAAGYYSYKWAEVLSADAYAAFEETAGADGQPDPETGRRYREAILESGGSRPAMESFKAFRGRAPTIDALLRHQGMAPTA from the coding sequence ATGACCAATGCCCTGCTCGACTTCTCCGACCTGCCCCTGTTCGATCGCGTCCGACCCGAGGACGTGGCGCCTGCCACCGACCAGTTGCTGGTCGAGGCCGAGCAGGCACTCGAAACCGTCACCGCCCCGGACTTCCCCGCCGACTGGAGCGCCATCGCCAAGGTGCTCGACGTGGCCACCGAGCGGCTGGGCCGCGCCTGGGGTGTCGTCGGCCACCTGAACGCGGTTGCCGACACGCCAGAACTGCGCGCGGCCTACAACGCGGCCATGCCCAAGGTCACCGAGTTCTGGACCCGACTGGGCGCCGACGAACGGCTCTTCGCCAAGTACAAGTCGATCGACACCGCCGTGCTCGACGCCGAACAGCGCCAGGCGCACAAGAATGCGATGCGCAACTTCGTGCTGTCGGGCGCCGAACTGCAGGGCGCGGCCCGTGAGCGCTTCGCCGAGCTGCAGGAGCGCCAGGCCGAGCTCAGCCAGAAGTTCAGCGAGAACGCACTCGACGCCACCGACGCCTTCGCCTACTACGCCACGCTCGAAGAGCTGGCGGGCGTGCCGGAAGACGCGATCGCATCGGCCCGTGCCGCCGCCGAAGCCGCCGGCCGCGAGGGCTACAAGCTCACCCTCAAGATGCCGAGCTACCTGCCGGTGATGCAGTTCGCGCACAGCTCGGAACTGCGCCGCACGCTCTACACCGCCTACGTCACCCGCGCCAGCGAAATCGGCACCGACGAGCAACGCAAGTTCGACAACAGCGCCATCATCAAGGAGACCCTGGCGCTGCGCCGCGAGGAAGCCCGTCTGCTGGGCTACGACAACTTCGCCCAAGTGTCGGTGGTGCCCAAGATGGCCGAGTCGCCGGCCGAAGTCATCGCCTTTCTGCAAGACCTGGCGCGCCGCGCCAAGCCCTATGGCGAAAAGGACGTGGCCGACATGCGCGCCTTCGCCATCGAGAAACTCGGCCTGGCCGATCCGCAGCCCTGGGACTGGACCTATGTCGGCGAAAAGCTCAAGGAAGCACGCTATTCCTTCAGCGAGCAGGAAGTGAAGCAATACCTGCCGGCGCCCAAGGTGCTGGCCGGACTGTTCAAGATCGTCGAGACCCTGTTCGACGTGCAGATTCGCCGCGACCAGGCGCCCGTGTGGCACCCCACCGTGGAGTTCTATCGCATCGAACGCGCCCGTCCGTCGGGCCAGGCGCCGGTGCTGGTCGGGCAGTTCTACCTGGACCCGTCCGCCCGCGCCGGCAAGCGTGGCGGCGCATGGATGGACGACGTGCGCGCGCGCTGGCTGCGCCCGGACGACGGTCGGCTGCAGACACCGGTGGCGCAGCTGGTCTGCAACTTCGGCGAAGGCATCGGCGGCAAGCCGCCGATGCTCACGCACGACGATGTCATCACCCTGTTCCACGAATTCGGCCACGGCCTGCAGCACATGCTGACCCAGGTCAACGAACACGACGTGTCGGGCATCAACGGCGTGGAATGGGATGCGGTGGAGCTGCCCAGCCAGTTCATGGAGAACTTCGTCTGGGAGTGGGACGTGCTGCGCCACATGACCGCTCATGCCGACACCGGCGAGCCGCTGCCACGCGAGCTCTTCGACAAGATGCTCGCCGCCAAGAACTTCCAGAGCGGCCTCGCCACCCTGCGCCAAGTCGAGTTCTCGCTGTTCGACATGCTGCTGCACGCCGAACACGACCCGGCGCAGGACTTCATGCCGCTGCTGGCCACCATCCGCCAGGACGTCGCGGTGCTGCAGTCGCCGGCCTTCAGCCGCACCGCCCACACCTTCAGCCACATCTTCGCGGGCGGCTATGCGGCCGGCTACTACAGCTACAAGTGGGCCGAGGTGCTGAGCGCGGACGCCTACGCCGCCTTCGAGGAAACCGCCGGCGCCGACGGCCAGCCCGATCCGGAAACCGGCCGCCGCTACCGCGAGGCGATTCTCGAATCCGGTGGCAGCCGGCCGGCCATGGAGTCGTTCAAGGCCTTCCGCGGCCGGGCACCGACCATCGACGCCCTGCTGCGCCACCAGGGCATGGCGCCGACGGCTTGA
- the rpiA gene encoding ribose-5-phosphate isomerase RpiA: MTTPATPPTNQAVPSQDELKAQVGRAALAYVVPGQIVGVGTGSTVNKFIDALASMRDQIPGAVSSSLASTERLQALGIPVLDANEVESLAVYIDGADEIDGKGRMVKGGGAALTREKIVAALARQFVCIADASKQVEVLGRFPLPVEVIPMASQRIVRSFAALGGEAALRMKDGAPLVTDNGQHILDVRGLRITDPLAFETEVSQWPGVVTVGVFAHQRAHVCLLAAPGGVQTLIF; this comes from the coding sequence ATGACGACCCCCGCCACGCCCCCCACGAACCAGGCCGTTCCATCGCAGGACGAGCTCAAGGCCCAGGTCGGCCGCGCCGCGCTGGCTTATGTGGTGCCGGGGCAGATCGTGGGCGTGGGCACCGGTTCCACCGTCAACAAGTTCATCGACGCACTGGCGAGCATGCGCGACCAGATACCGGGCGCGGTATCGAGCTCGCTGGCCAGCACCGAACGGCTGCAGGCGCTGGGCATTCCGGTGCTCGACGCCAACGAGGTCGAGTCGCTTGCGGTCTATATCGACGGCGCCGACGAGATCGACGGCAAGGGCCGCATGGTCAAGGGCGGCGGTGCGGCGCTGACGCGCGAGAAGATCGTCGCGGCGCTGGCGCGGCAGTTCGTCTGCATCGCCGATGCGTCCAAGCAGGTCGAGGTGCTGGGGCGGTTTCCGCTGCCGGTCGAGGTGATCCCGATGGCGTCGCAGCGCATCGTGCGGAGCTTCGCGGCGCTCGGCGGCGAGGCCGCGCTGCGCATGAAGGACGGCGCGCCGCTGGTGACCGACAACGGCCAGCACATCCTGGACGTGCGGGGCCTGCGCATCACCGATCCGCTGGCCTTCGAGACCGAGGTGAGCCAATGGCCGGGCGTGGTCACCGTCGGCGTGTTCGCGCATCAGCGCGCCCATGTGTGCCTGCTGGCAGCGCCGGGCGGCGTGCAGACGCTGATCTTCTGA
- a CDS encoding glutaredoxin family protein, producing MTTFTTERFAALVLLLAAVGAHAQQVYRIVGPDGRVTFSDRPAGSAADKAPPASAAPVELPGRPASVDTTVLPYELRQVVQRYPVTFYAAADCAPCSDARSLLRGRGVPFVEKTIATPEDNAAFSRLSGGTTIPYVTIGAQALQGFASAEWTQYLDLAGYPKQSQLPVNYQAPQPSALAPVQRRAPAQVAPAVRQAPATPAAPAANPNGIQF from the coding sequence ATGACGACGTTCACCACCGAGCGGTTCGCCGCCCTCGTCCTGCTGCTGGCCGCCGTCGGCGCGCATGCCCAGCAGGTCTATCGCATCGTGGGGCCGGACGGCCGGGTCACCTTTTCGGATCGGCCCGCCGGCAGCGCCGCCGACAAGGCGCCGCCCGCCTCGGCCGCGCCGGTCGAACTGCCCGGCCGCCCCGCGAGCGTCGACACCACCGTGCTGCCCTACGAGCTGCGCCAAGTGGTGCAGCGCTACCCGGTTACCTTCTATGCGGCCGCCGACTGCGCGCCCTGCAGCGACGCCCGTTCGCTGCTGCGTGGCCGCGGCGTGCCTTTCGTCGAGAAGACCATCGCCACGCCCGAAGACAACGCGGCGTTCTCGCGGTTGAGCGGCGGCACCACGATTCCGTACGTGACCATCGGCGCGCAGGCCTTGCAAGGTTTTGCGAGCGCGGAGTGGACGCAGTACCTCGACCTGGCCGGGTATCCGAAACAGTCGCAGCTGCCGGTCAACTACCAGGCGCCGCAGCCGTCGGCGTTGGCGCCCGTCCAGCGGCGAGCGCCGGCGCAGGTTGCGCCGGCAGTGCGCCAGGCGCCTGCGACACCGGCGGCTCCTGCCGCGAACCCAAACGGCATCCAGTTCTGA